Below is a genomic region from Bacillus mycoides.
TTCATTTGAAAGCTTGCAAACGAGTGGTAAAAGAACTAGTTGGCTCGTCGATGATTATTTCGAAACAGGAAAACGAGTTGAGCCATGGATTGATCAAGAAGTTATTAAATATCACCGGACTACGGAAGAATATTTTACATTATTACAACAAGCCGGATTTACGATTACAAGCTTAAAAGAAGCTACACCAAATCGAAACTGTTTTCAAGATGAAGAAGAATATGAACGACGTTTACGTATTCCCCTTTTTCTATTATTTTCTTGCCGAAAATAAAGTGAAACTTTAATCAGTGGGGGATGTTCATCCCCCACTGATTATTAGCCCGCACCAATCGGGCTTTTACGGGCAGTTGATCCCCCAACCAGCTTCTTTGCTTTCGCTGGATTTTGAGATGGGGATCTTACTGCCCGTTAATGCGGGGTAAAAAAGACGATGAATCCTCATCGTCTTTTTTCGTTATCTCATCGCCTGAACAGCCTCTTTAAGTACACGTCTTCCTCTTCCATGCGGGATACAGAGCGGTGTCCCAAATAACGGATCAGCGCTTATTTGACACTCCATACGGAATACATCCCGAACTAACTTCTGGTCAATAACTTCTTCTGGTTTACCTTGCGCATATATTTGTTTATCTTGAATAGCTACAATGTTGTCTGCATAACGACATGCCAAATTTAAATCGTGCAATACCATAACAATCGTTCTTTGCTCTGTTTCATTTAATTCGAATAATAAATCTAACACTTCAATTTGGTGCGTCATATCTAAATATGTAGTCGGCTCATCAAGCAAAATAATATCTGTATCTTGTGCAAGGGTCATTGCAATCCAAGCACGTTGACGTTGTCCACCTGAAAGGGCATGAACATCACGCTCAGCAAATTCTGTCATACCCGTTGCAGCAAGCGCTTTTTGTACCATTTCCTCATCTTTTTCGGACCATTGCTTCAGCCATGTTTGATATGGATAACGTCCTTGCTTTACAAGTTGTAATACCGTAAGTCCTTCCGGTGCTTGTGGCCCTTGCGGTAAAATCGCCATTTGACGAGCGATTTGCTTCGTTTGCATACTTTGAATTGCTTGATTATCTAACAAAATGTCACCGGTTGTTGGCTTTAATAATCTAGCTAGTGAACGTAATAAAGTTGATTTCCCACAACCGTTAGAACCGATGAAGATTGTAATTTCCCCTTTTGGAATTTCTAAATTCAGCTCATCAATAATAATCGTTTCACCATACGACAGCGTCAAGCGTTTCGTCTCCAATGCTTTTTGCATATTCATCTCCCTTTATGAATTCCGACTTTTATAAAGTAAATAAATAAAATAAGGTGCACCAATTGCTGATGTAAATACCCCTGCTGGAATTTCAAGTGGTGTGAAAACTGTAC
It encodes:
- a CDS encoding ABC transporter ATP-binding protein, which encodes MQKALETKRLTLSYGETIIIDELNLEIPKGEITIFIGSNGCGKSTLLRSLARLLKPTTGDILLDNQAIQSMQTKQIARQMAILPQGPQAPEGLTVLQLVKQGRYPYQTWLKQWSEKDEEMVQKALAATGMTEFAERDVHALSGGQRQRAWIAMTLAQDTDIILLDEPTTYLDMTHQIEVLDLLFELNETEQRTIVMVLHDLNLACRYADNIVAIQDKQIYAQGKPEEVIDQKLVRDVFRMECQISADPLFGTPLCIPHGRGRRVLKEAVQAMR